The genome window GCCGGACGCGGCCGAAAACGGCGTCGGGGTCGTCACCCACGAGGTGGGCCAAGAGGTCGATTACCGGACGTTCGGGTCCTACGGGTCGGTGATGATATACACGCCCCCGGGGCGGACCGGGTCGCCGATCATCCACCGGGCCATGTTCCACGTTACCGAGGGCGAGAACTGGTACGACCGCGCAAACCCGGAGTATCACAACGCCGTCGACTGCGGATCGCTCGCCAACTGTCCGGCGCCGCACGACGGGTACATCACCCTCGGCGACAACAACGGCGCCTACGACCAGGCCAGCGGCCTCTCGCCGCCCGTCAGGGCCGAATGGGTGAACGGCGTGGCCCGCCTCCGGGTCCCGTATCTCGGCTACATCCGGCTGATCGCGACGGGACAGGTAGAGCTGAACGAGGCGATAACGCGGACGGTCGGGAGCGCCCTCCCGGCGGTGGAGTCGGCACTCGTCTCGTCCGCCCCGGCGGCGTGACGCTCGCCGGGACAGCGGCGGCGTGACAACCCCGAGCTGGCTCAGTTGTCGAACCGCGCCTGGACGAACGGCTGCGCGTTCTCGATGTCGCCGAGCCGCGAGTCCGACAGGAGGACCGCCTCGGTCTCCTCGACGGGCACGGAGAGGCCCATCTCCTTCGTCCGGCCGTAGCGGCCCTTCGAGACGACGACGGCGTTGACGATCCCGAGCATGTCGAGCTCGCTGATGAGGTCGGTGACCCGCCGCTGGGTCAGGACGTCGGCGTCGATCTCCTCGCAGAGCCGCTTGTAGATGTTGAACACCTCGCCGGTGTTGATGTTGTGAACACCGTTCTTTTCGAGGAGGATGACGGCGAATAAGACGATCTTGCTCTGGGTGGGGAGGGTGCGGACGACCTCGACGACGCGGTCGAGCTCGATCTTGTCTTGGGCCTGTCGGACGTGTTTCTCGGCGACGATCTCGGCCTGCGAGCGCTCGGCGAGTTCGCCGGCGGTGCGGAGGAGATCGAGCGCACGGCGCGCGTCGCCGTGTTCCTGCGCGGCGAAGGCGGCGCAGAGGGGGATCACGTCGTCGGTGAGCGCGTCGGGCTTGAACGCGGTGTCGGCGCGGTGCTGGAGGATGTCGCGGAGCTGGTTGGCGTCGTACGGCGGGAAGACGATCTCCTCCTCGCCGAGGCTCGACTTGACGCGGGGGTCGAGGAAGTCGGTGAACTTCAGGTCGTTCGAGATCCCCATGATCGAGATCCGCGAGCGGTCGAGCTCGGAGTTCATCCGCGAGAGATTGTAGAGGGTGTCGTCGCCGCTCTTCTCGACGAGCTTGTCGATCTCGTCGAGCATGATCACGACCACGCGCTCGTGGTAGTCGACCGCCTCGAAGAACGTCGAGTAGACGCGGTCGGTTGGCCACCCCGTCATCGGGACCTCCTCCATCTCGTCGGCGTCGTCTTCGAGGGTTTCGATGCGCTCGTCGAGCTCGTCGACAGAGTCGAACTCGGTGTCTGCGAGGGCGGCTGCCGCGTCTTGGCCGGCCGTCTCGTCGGCGTTCGCCGCGTCCGCGCGGAGCTCTTCGAGGCGCTCCAGCCGGTCGGCGATCACCGCCTGGTTCTCCTCGATGAACGTGTTCGCGAGCTGGGCGAGGACGCGGTACTGTGTATCGGTCACCTCGCAGTTGATGTACTCGACCTCGCAGGGGACGTCGTACTTCTGGGAGGTGGACTCGAGCTCCTGGGAGACGAACTTCGCCGAGGCGGTCTTCCCGGTCCCCGTCTTCCCGTAGATCAGGATGTTCGAGGGGGTCTCGCCGCGGAGCGCGGAGACGAGGATCGTCGCCATCCGGTTGATCTGGTCGTTGCGGTGCGGGAGCTCGTGCGGGGTGTACGAAGGGCGGAGGACCTCCTTGTTCTCGAAGATCGGTTCGCCCGAGAGGAGGTCGTCGAACAGGCCCTGGTTGTCTTCGTCGTCGTCGAGGACGACGCCGTCGAAGTCGACGTCGGGCGACGAGCGGTCGCGACCGCCGTTGTCGAGCCCCGCCGTTTCGGGTCGAGCGTCGGTCGAGAGGGAAGCCGTGTCGGCGTCCGATTCGATCGAGTCGACGTCCGGCGTATCGAGATCGGATCCGTCGTCGACGTCGGGGTCGGTATCGGGGTCGGTTTCGATTGGGTCGTCGGAGTCGACTTCGGTCGGACTGTCGGGCACTGTTTCGGTTGGAGCGTCGGGATCGAAATCCTCGATATCGGTGTCCTCAGCCGCTGAAGCGCCGTCCTCGAACTCGTCGGTTCCGGAGCCCTCGACGCCGAAGCTGTCGGGGTCCGAAGTCGAAGAGTGACTTGGCGACGAGTCCTCGGAGTCGCTGCTGTGGTCCGATTCGTCGTCGTCGTCCGGGTCGATGCCGCCGTCGGTCCGCGGTGTGTGATCGCCTTCGTCCATGTGAACCCCTCTGTTTCAGGTGGAGACGGCCAGATATGTCGCTTGAGACGCCGTCTCCCGTCGGAAATACGCATTCGCGGTCGAAATCGAGACCGACCACGTCCAGTTGATACAGTCGAACCAGATGAAGAGATGGTACAAAAGTGTTCCTCTCTGGAGTTGAAACGTCCCCCTCGCACGAGATGTCGGGGCGATCGCGAGGCGGTTCGGGTTGATCGGTGGGACGGTCGAACCGGTCGAACAGTCGAGAGAAGAGGAACGGCAAGCGTGGAGATATCGTTGGCTTTTGAAGGGGTTCCTACGGTGTGGCGGGCTTCAGCCGTATCAGCGGCTGACCTCTTAGGCTCGTTATCGCCCGTGACTACCCGTACTCAGACCGGCAGTTCCGTTGGACAGTTTCGATCCATCGACTTCGACACCCGATTTCCCGTTCCGTCGTGTCGACTCGATCGGGGAGACCCCCACACCCCTTTGTTTCGGGTGGAACGTCGAAACAGGGTGGTGGGGGTTGGAGGCCGGATTATAATAGCGGTAGTTTTATAATACAAACCATACAACAGTACCCTCGACAATCCTCTCTAGAATATATTTGTGTTGGTGTAGTTGTTTTATTTGTAGATCGAGTAGGAATTATCTTGGTGGACCTAGATCGACCTCCAGCACCGACCTCACCCCCCGGCAGATTGTGGGTTCCACCCGAAACAAAGGGGTGGGGGGCTCCACAAAGGCGCGGGAGGCTCCCGAACGATATTCGATAGACCGACGTCACGTCCTGCCAGTCGGCACTCCACCGCCGGACCGTTCCGACCGACAGCGCCCAGCCACCGAATATCACGGTCGACGCCGATAGTTTTACCATCCGGTAAACGAACTGTATACTCACCTATGAAGCGATTCCGCACGCCGAGCGAGGTGGTCCGATGACCGATACCGGAGACACCGGAACTGACGACACCGGAACTGACGACACCAGAACTGACGACACCGGAACCGAGGGTCCCGCGAGTACCGGACGAATCTTGGACGGCGTCACCGTCCTTGACCTCTCGACGTTCGTCACCGGCGGCTTCTGCTCGGCGATGCTCGCGAACCAGGGCGCGGAGGTCGTCAAGATCGAACAGCCCGGCTACGGCGACGCGGTCCGCCACTCCGGCCCGCCGTTCATCAAGGGGGAGTCGCCGTACTACTGGACGCTGAGCTACGGGAAGAAGAGCCTCGAACTCGACCTGAAGAACGAGGACGCGAAGGAGGCGCTGTACGAGCTCGTCGAGGAGGCGGACATCTTCATCCAGAACTTCCGCCCGGGCACCGCCGAGCGGCTCGATGTCGACTACGACACGCTCACCGACCACAACGAGGACCTGATCTACCTCGCGATCTCGGCGTTCGGACAGACCGGTCCGTGGCGCGAGCGATCCGGCTACGACCTCCTCATCCAGGGGATGAGCGGGATCATGAGCGTCACCGGCGAGGCGGACCGGCAGCCCGTGAAAGTGGGCCTCCCGATGACCGACCTCATCACCGCGATGTGGGCCGCCTTCGGCGCGACGACCGCGCTCTACCGCCGCGAGCAGACCGGCGAGGGCGAGTACATCGACCTCGGAATGTTAGAGGCCACCCTCCCGTGGCTCACCAAGCAGGCCGGGATGGTGTTCGCGGGCGAGGAGACGAAGCGCATGGGGACGAAAGACCCCGTCCTCGCCCCCTACCAGACGTTCGAGACGAAGGACGGGTTCATCAACATCTGTATCCTCAACGAGAAGCTCTGGGGCGAGCTCTGCGAGGCGCTCGACCGCCCGGACCTCCCCGAGGACGACCGGTTCGAGCAGAACGCGGACCGCGTGGAACACTTAGACGAGCTCGAAGCCGAAATCGAGGCCACCCTCGCCGAGAAGACGACCGACGAGTGGATCGAGGTCATCGCCGAGGACGCCGGCGTCCCCGCGGGTCCGGTGTACAGCGTCGAGGAGGCGCTCAACAGTCCGCAGATCGAGGCCCGCGGCACCGTCTCCGAGATCGAACACCCCGAACTCGGCGAGGTGCCCGTGATCGAACACCCGCTCAAGTTCCGCAACGCCGAGAGCGGCTTCGAGCTTCCGCCGCCGCTGCTCGGCGAACACAACCGCGAGGTGTTCCGTGAGCACGGCTACTCGGAGGCCGAGATCGACCGCCTCGCGGAGCTGGGCGTGTTCGGCGACGACGCGGACGCTGACGACTGATGGCGTCGTCTGCGACCGACTCCACCGAGGTCCGCGTCAGCGGCGTCGGTATGACGCCGTTCGAGAGCGACTCGGGGCGCTCGCTCACGGACCTGGCCGCCACCGCCGCCGAGCGCGCCCTCGCGGACGCCGCGGTCGACCCGGCCGATGTCGACGCGCTCCACTTCGGCAACGCCCTCGCCGAGGCGTTGGACGAGAGCACGGGGCTCGCGAACGCGCTCGCGGCCGCGCTCGGGCTCGACGGGGCCTCGGCGGACCGGATCGAGAACACGAGCGCGACCGGCGCGAGCGCCTTCCACCGCGGCGTGGCCTCCCTTCGGAGCGGCGACGCAGACGCCGCGCTCGTCGTCGGCGCCGAGAAGATGTCCGCGGGCGACACGCGGGACGTCACCGAGGCGATCAGCCGCCTCGTCCACCGCCGCGAGTACGCGCAGGGGGTCACGCTCCCCTCCTTCGGCGGCCTCGCCGCCGGCGCCTACCTCGAACGTCACGACGCGCCCCGCGAGGCGTTCGCCGCGGTCGCCGCCAAGAACCACGCTAACGCGGTCGACAACCCAGTCGCGCAGTTCCGGAAGTCGATCGACGTCGCGGACGCGCTCGACTCCCCGGTCGTCGCCGCGCCGCTTCGACTGTACGACTGCTGTCCGATGTCCGACGGCGCCGCCGCGGTCCTGCTGACTCGGGCCGACGCCGACCGCCCTTCCTCGGCCTCCGAGAGAGACGCCGACCGCGTCTCCCCCGCCGTCGCCGGAATCGCGAGCGCGACAGGGACTCACGCCGTCGCCGAACGCCCGGATCCCCTCTCTATCGACTCCGTCCGGACCGCCGGCGAGCGCGTCTTCGACCGCGCCGGAATCGCCCCGGACGACGTCGACGTCGCCTGTATCCACGACGCGTTCACGGTCCTCGAACTGATCGAATTCGAAGAGCTCGGCTTCTACGAGCCCGGGACCGCGTGGGAGGCGACGCTCGACGGCGACACCGCGCTCGACGGCGACCTCCCGGTCAACCCCGGCGGCGGGCTCAAGGCCCGCGGCCACCCCCTCGGCGCGACCGGCCTCTCGCAGATCGTCGAACTCGTGTGGCAGCTGCGGGGGGACCTCCCCGCGGGCCGCCGCGTCGACGGCGCGGAGACGGCGTTCGCGATCAACGTCGCCGGGTTCGGGAACAACAGCGTCTGTACGGTGTTGCGCGCGTGACGGATTCGAACGACACTCCTCCGGAAGAACCCGGCATAGCCACCGACCGCGACCTTCCCGCGGACCACGCTTTCGCCTGCGCTGACTGCGGGCGACGCTGGTACTACGACCGACGCCGCTGTCCGGAGTGCGACCGCTCGGCGGGCGACGCCGCGACGGTTCGACTCGAAACGGGGGCGGTCGTCGCGACGACGACGGTCGAGACCACGCCACCGGACGTCCGCGCGCCGAACCACCTCGCGCTGGTCCGGTTTGACGAGGTCCAACTGATCGCGCAGGCCGCCGACGGCGACCTGTCTCCCGGTGATCGCGTTCGATTCGACGGTTCTCACCGGCTTCGCGACGAACGCGAGCGGACCGACCCGCGGCTCGTCGCGGTCGACAACTCCTGACGACGGGGACCGATTTCGACTGGAAACCGATTTCGGCTTGAAACTGGTCTCGACCTAAAATCGATCTCGACGGGAAACACCGGCCGAAAAAGGCGACTGCCCGGCTACTCCGTCCGTTCCAGCGACTCGAAGATGAACTCGTCCATCGCCTTCCGGGCCTCCTCGGGCGCGTCCTCGTGACCGAGCGAGATCCGGCGCCCGCGCGCGGCGTGGATGACATCGGTCACCAGCTGACCCATCCGCTCGGCGTCGACATCGCGGAAGACGCCCTCTTCTATCCCCTCCTCGACGACTTCGACGATGCTGCCGCGGAGGCGGTCGTAGTGCTCGTTGAACACCTCGCGGTGGTCGCCGTCGTTTTGCGCCTGCGTGTACAGCTCGTGGTACACCTTCATCCGGTCCCAGTGGCTGAACTCCTCGAACTCGGGCCCGAACAGGCACTGATCGACGCGGGCGCGCAGTTCGGTCCGCGGGTCCGCGTCCCCGTCGACGACGACGCTCCCCTCGTACTGGTCGATGATGTGTTCGAGGAACGAGGACATGAGGTCGTACTTCCCGTCGAAGTGGTAGTGGATCACCTGCCGCGTGAGGTCCATCTCCTCGCCGATGTCGCGCATCCGGAGGTCCTTGTAGCCGTGCTTGCTCAGCGCGCGGAACGTCGCCTCCATGATCACCTCCTTCGTGTCCTTGGAGGACACCGTCTCGTCGCCGCCGTCGACGTTTTCGCTCGGGGACTCGGCGGACTCTTTCGCCGATCCGCCCTGTGATTCGCTCATACTGACACTCTACGTGTGAGGTACATAATACGATTGCCTCTCTCGACCTACGTTGCCCAGTCATTTACCGTCCGGTAAAGTTTTAACCTCTTGGTCAAACCCTATTATCGAACATGACACAGACGATCGTGCGAAACGGGACCGTGGTCTCGCTCGACCCGGACGTGGGTGAGTTCGAGGAGGCCGACGTCCTGATCGAGGACGGGGAAATCGTAGAGGTCGGAACCGGGCTTGCGGCGTCGAACGCGGAGGAGATCGACGCGTCCGGGAAGATCGTCGTCCCCGGCTTCGTCGACTCGCACATCCACCTCGCGCAGACGCAGGTACGCGGGATCGCCGGCGACTGGTCACTCATGGGCGAGTACTTCGACCACATGCTCGGCAACATCACCGGGCTCTATCAGCCCGAGGACATGTATCTCGGCGGCCTCTACGGCGCCTTCGAGAAGCTCTACACCGGGACGACGACGGCGCTCGACTGGTCGTACCCCAACACGCTCGAACACGGCGAACGCGCTGTCGACGCGCTGCAGGACACCGGCCTGCGTGCCGTCTACACCTACGGCCCGCCGGGCGACGACGCGGCGAAGTGGTGGTACGAGAGCGACGTCGGCCTCCCCGAGGCGAAGATCCGGAGCCTCCACGAGGAGAAGATCCGCGACGACGACCTGCTCAGCCTCGCGCTCGGGCTCCGCGGCCCGGACTTCTGCACCCCCGAGACCGCCCGGGAAGACCTCGAACTCGCCCGCGACCTCGGCGTCCTCTCGACGATCCACATGGGCGCGGCGCTGTGGCCGTCCTCGGAGTACGGCGACGACTACCAGGGCTTCGGCGCCATCGAGGACATGCTCGGCCCCGACGTCAACGTCGCCCACGGGAACCACTTCACGCAGGAGGACATCGACCACGCCGTCGAGCAGGGGGTCTCCTTCTCCTCGACGCCGGAGGTCGAGATGCAGATGGGGCACGGCATCCCAGTCACCGGGAAGGTGCTCGAAGCGGGCGGCCGCCCGGCGTGGGGCGTCGACGTCTGCTCGAACGTCAGCGGCGACATGGGGAGCCAGATGCGGATCGGGCTGCAGCTCCAGCGCATGTTCGACAACCAGGCGGTCTTGGAGGGCGACGAGGAGGTCACCGAGGTGAGCATCTCCGCGCGCGACACCTTAGAGATGGCCACGATCGAGGGCGCGAAGGCGCTCGGGCTCGACGACGAGATCGGAACGATCACGCCCGGCAAGCGCGCCGACCTCGTCCTGTTCGACGCCGACGACTTCATGACCGCCCCCAGCCACAACCCGGTCCAGACCGTCGTGTTCCAGACCGACCCCTCGCACATCGACACCGTCCTCGTCGACGGCGAGGTCGTCAAGCGCGACGGCGAGCTGACGAACCCGAAGGTCGACGAGGAGTTCGACCGCTTCGTCGCTTCCGGCGAGCGCCTCCTCGACGAGGCCGGGATCGACCTGTAACGTCACTGACCGACGACACCCACACTTCACATGCGAATCGGACAATACCGAACGACGGACGAACAGACACCGTGGCCCGGCGTCGCGACCGACGACGGCGTGGTCGACCTCGCCGAGGCCGGCGCCGCCGCCGGAATCCACGTGCCCGACCGAACCAGCGACCTCCTCGCCGACTGGGAGTGGCGCCGGAAGGCCGACCTCGCGGTCGAACACGCCGCGGAGACGGGGGTCGGCGTCCGCGACCCCGCCGACCTCCACCGCGCCGCCCCCGTCGACGACCCGCAGAAGGTCGTCTGCGTCGGGCTGAACTACCGCGACCACGCCGAGGAGGGCGACAACGAGATCCCGGACGAACCCGTCCTCTTCTCGAAGTTCCCCACCTCGGTCGTCGGCCCCGACGACGCGGTCCGGTGGGACCCCGAGTACACGGAGAAAGTCGACTACGAGGCCGAACTGGTCGCCGTGATCGGCGAGCGCGCCCGCCGCGTCGACCCCGAGGACGCCCTCGACCACGTCGCCGGCTTCACCGTCGGCAACGACGTCTCCGCGCGCGACCTCCAGCACGGCGACGGTCAGTGGGTCCGCGGGAAGAGCCTCGACACCTTCGCCCCGACCGGTCCCGACCTCGTCACGACCGACGAGATCGACGACCCCCACGACCTCGAGATCTTCGCCGAGATCAACGGCGAACGCCTCCAGGAGTCGTCGACCGAGAACCTGATCTTCGGCGTCGACGAGCTGATATCCTTCTGTAGTCGGGCGTTCACGCTCGAACCCGGCGACCTCGTCTTTACGGGCACGCCGCCCGGCGTCGGTGTCTACCGCGAGCCCCCCGTGCTGCTCGGCGACGGCGATTCCGTTACTATCGGCGTCGAGGGCGTCGGCGAACTCACGACCGAGTTCGAGACGGAGTAGACTTCTCGGCTCGTCGGAGTTTATAAATGATCGCCGGCGTGGCGGCCCCGTTGAAGCTGGGTTCTTCGGACGCGTTCGTACATCCTAACCAAGCTACAAGTGTCCTCGTGCTGTTACACCGCCAATGGAAGATCTGTATCTCTACACCGGCTCATTCGCCGTAATCGGAACCTCGATGGGAGGGCCAGCGGTAGCGTCGGTCGCCGCTGGCGATCGCAGCATCCCGATACTGCTCATGGCGATCGGTGGGGTTGGAATGCTCGCCGTCGCCGGCTACGAATCGCTTCAAACCGACCCAGAAGAGTTCACTGCCTCTCCTATCGTCCTTCTGGCGTTGGTCGGTGCTGCCTGTTTGACTCTTCTCGGAACAGTACTCCCTGTGGTGACTGATTTTTAAGTGGCCTCGATTGACCGAAATCGGAACAGCTTCTCTGCCGAGAATTTCAACGGAGCCCGTATAGCGAATTCCTCTACAGCTCCGGCCGTTCATTTATAAATAGTTGATCACAGATCGGCGGTGAGTTCCTCCAAAGCCCCAGTCGCGAGGGTGCCGTACGCTCGCTGTCGTTCGAAAGGCGCAGTGCGCCTTTCGTGATGACGAGAGAGCTCCGCTCTCTCGAACCACGCGCTTCACTCGGTCGCTCACTGCGTTCGCTCCCTCGTTCCAGTGCTTGCGTCGTCATCAGAACGCTTCGCGTTCTGATTGGCTCACGAGAGCAAAGCTCTCGTGAACGCCTACGTCGCCCTCGCGACTGCCCCTTTGAGTCCCACCCCGTACCGCACAGCACCGCAGCCTCACACCTCCCCAGCCTCGCGGTTCGCTCAGGGCTCCCTGCGGTCGCCCCTCGCTCACCGCGTCCCTCGCGGACTGGCTCGCGGCCTCCGCTTCGCTCCGGCCGCTCGCAGGCGCAGCGAGGCGCGACGCGCCTCTGGCAGCCGCCGGCGACGCCACCGCCGGCTGTTTATAAGCGACCGTCGGAACCGCTGGCGACTATTTAAATACTGAATCGCTGCTACCGATCTGCGATACTCACTCCCGTTCTCGCTCGTCGCTATGTTCGTACAGATCGGAACCACTCGGAATACGCCACTTTTTGAGGACAACGTGCCTGAAACATCGAATTCTAACCGCGGCAGTCCGTCCTACTCGACCCAGTTCATCGGCAGAGTTTTGACACTGTTTCGTAATGGGAATTGTATGCCTAATAAGAAAGAGTCGATCTCGATAGAGCTGCGATATCCATTTCCGGAGGATCGGGTGTTTCGATACCAAGCGATGGAGGACGTTCTTGCGGTTCTCATCGATCAGCCATACGCGGCGTACTCGATGAGCGAACTCGCGGGTCTCACGGGAGCGAATCAGGGGACGATCTCGAAGGCGGTGAAGCTGCTTTCCGAGCTTGATGTCGTCGAAAC of Halorubrum trapanicum contains these proteins:
- a CDS encoding Cdc6/Cdc18 family protein — its product is MDEGDHTPRTDGGIDPDDDDESDHSSDSEDSSPSHSSTSDPDSFGVEGSGTDEFEDGASAAEDTDIEDFDPDAPTETVPDSPTEVDSDDPIETDPDTDPDVDDGSDLDTPDVDSIESDADTASLSTDARPETAGLDNGGRDRSSPDVDFDGVVLDDDEDNQGLFDDLLSGEPIFENKEVLRPSYTPHELPHRNDQINRMATILVSALRGETPSNILIYGKTGTGKTASAKFVSQELESTSQKYDVPCEVEYINCEVTDTQYRVLAQLANTFIEENQAVIADRLERLEELRADAANADETAGQDAAAALADTEFDSVDELDERIETLEDDADEMEEVPMTGWPTDRVYSTFFEAVDYHERVVVIMLDEIDKLVEKSGDDTLYNLSRMNSELDRSRISIMGISNDLKFTDFLDPRVKSSLGEEEIVFPPYDANQLRDILQHRADTAFKPDALTDDVIPLCAAFAAQEHGDARRALDLLRTAGELAERSQAEIVAEKHVRQAQDKIELDRVVEVVRTLPTQSKIVLFAVILLEKNGVHNINTGEVFNIYKRLCEEIDADVLTQRRVTDLISELDMLGIVNAVVVSKGRYGRTKEMGLSVPVEETEAVLLSDSRLGDIENAQPFVQARFDN
- a CDS encoding CaiB/BaiF CoA-transferase family protein, whose product is MTDTGDTGTDDTGTDDTRTDDTGTEGPASTGRILDGVTVLDLSTFVTGGFCSAMLANQGAEVVKIEQPGYGDAVRHSGPPFIKGESPYYWTLSYGKKSLELDLKNEDAKEALYELVEEADIFIQNFRPGTAERLDVDYDTLTDHNEDLIYLAISAFGQTGPWRERSGYDLLIQGMSGIMSVTGEADRQPVKVGLPMTDLITAMWAAFGATTALYRREQTGEGEYIDLGMLEATLPWLTKQAGMVFAGEETKRMGTKDPVLAPYQTFETKDGFINICILNEKLWGELCEALDRPDLPEDDRFEQNADRVEHLDELEAEIEATLAEKTTDEWIEVIAEDAGVPAGPVYSVEEALNSPQIEARGTVSEIEHPELGEVPVIEHPLKFRNAESGFELPPPLLGEHNREVFREHGYSEAEIDRLAELGVFGDDADADD
- a CDS encoding beta-ketoacyl synthase N-terminal-like domain-containing protein → MASSATDSTEVRVSGVGMTPFESDSGRSLTDLAATAAERALADAAVDPADVDALHFGNALAEALDESTGLANALAAALGLDGASADRIENTSATGASAFHRGVASLRSGDADAALVVGAEKMSAGDTRDVTEAISRLVHRREYAQGVTLPSFGGLAAGAYLERHDAPREAFAAVAAKNHANAVDNPVAQFRKSIDVADALDSPVVAAPLRLYDCCPMSDGAAAVLLTRADADRPSSASERDADRVSPAVAGIASATGTHAVAERPDPLSIDSVRTAGERVFDRAGIAPDDVDVACIHDAFTVLELIEFEELGFYEPGTAWEATLDGDTALDGDLPVNPGGGLKARGHPLGATGLSQIVELVWQLRGDLPAGRRVDGAETAFAINVAGFGNNSVCTVLRA
- a CDS encoding TetR/AcrR family transcriptional regulator; this encodes MSESQGGSAKESAESPSENVDGGDETVSSKDTKEVIMEATFRALSKHGYKDLRMRDIGEEMDLTRQVIHYHFDGKYDLMSSFLEHIIDQYEGSVVVDGDADPRTELRARVDQCLFGPEFEEFSHWDRMKVYHELYTQAQNDGDHREVFNEHYDRLRGSIVEVVEEGIEEGVFRDVDAERMGQLVTDVIHAARGRRISLGHEDAPEEARKAMDEFIFESLERTE
- a CDS encoding amidohydrolase family protein, producing the protein MTQTIVRNGTVVSLDPDVGEFEEADVLIEDGEIVEVGTGLAASNAEEIDASGKIVVPGFVDSHIHLAQTQVRGIAGDWSLMGEYFDHMLGNITGLYQPEDMYLGGLYGAFEKLYTGTTTALDWSYPNTLEHGERAVDALQDTGLRAVYTYGPPGDDAAKWWYESDVGLPEAKIRSLHEEKIRDDDLLSLALGLRGPDFCTPETAREDLELARDLGVLSTIHMGAALWPSSEYGDDYQGFGAIEDMLGPDVNVAHGNHFTQEDIDHAVEQGVSFSSTPEVEMQMGHGIPVTGKVLEAGGRPAWGVDVCSNVSGDMGSQMRIGLQLQRMFDNQAVLEGDEEVTEVSISARDTLEMATIEGAKALGLDDEIGTITPGKRADLVLFDADDFMTAPSHNPVQTVVFQTDPSHIDTVLVDGEVVKRDGELTNPKVDEEFDRFVASGERLLDEAGIDL
- a CDS encoding fumarylacetoacetate hydrolase family protein codes for the protein MRIGQYRTTDEQTPWPGVATDDGVVDLAEAGAAAGIHVPDRTSDLLADWEWRRKADLAVEHAAETGVGVRDPADLHRAAPVDDPQKVVCVGLNYRDHAEEGDNEIPDEPVLFSKFPTSVVGPDDAVRWDPEYTEKVDYEAELVAVIGERARRVDPEDALDHVAGFTVGNDVSARDLQHGDGQWVRGKSLDTFAPTGPDLVTTDEIDDPHDLEIFAEINGERLQESSTENLIFGVDELISFCSRAFTLEPGDLVFTGTPPGVGVYREPPVLLGDGDSVTIGVEGVGELTTEFETE